A genomic window from Massilia sp. METH4 includes:
- the hyi gene encoding hydroxypyruvate isomerase — MPRFAANLTMLFNELPFLERFKAAADAGFKGVEYLFPYPFAKEELAAQLEQHGLTQVLHNLPAGNWEKGERGIACHPDRVQEFREGVDRAIEYATALRCRTVNCLVGIAPAGVSEEVLRRTVVDNLSYAAAKLKEAGIRLLVEPINTYDIPGFYLNRTEQALRLLDEVGSDNLFVQYDVYHAQRTEGELGATLARHLGRIGHIQVADNPGRNEPGTGEINYAWLFRHIDKIGYDGWIGCEYKPAGDTREGLAWLENVK, encoded by the coding sequence ATGCCACGTTTCGCAGCCAACCTGACCATGCTCTTCAACGAGCTGCCCTTCCTGGAACGCTTCAAGGCCGCGGCCGACGCGGGCTTCAAGGGAGTGGAGTACCTGTTCCCTTACCCGTTCGCCAAGGAAGAACTGGCGGCGCAGCTGGAACAGCACGGCCTCACGCAGGTGTTGCACAACCTGCCGGCCGGTAATTGGGAAAAAGGCGAGCGTGGCATCGCTTGCCACCCGGACCGCGTGCAGGAATTCCGCGAAGGCGTGGACCGCGCGATCGAATACGCCACCGCGCTGCGCTGCCGCACCGTGAACTGCCTGGTCGGCATCGCGCCGGCCGGCGTTTCGGAGGAAGTCCTGCGCCGGACCGTGGTGGACAACCTGTCGTACGCCGCCGCGAAACTGAAGGAAGCGGGCATCCGCCTGCTGGTCGAGCCGATCAACACCTACGACATCCCCGGCTTCTACCTGAACCGCACGGAGCAGGCGCTGCGCCTGCTGGATGAAGTGGGTTCCGACAACCTGTTCGTGCAGTACGACGTGTACCACGCCCAGCGCACGGAAGGGGAGCTGGGTGCCACGCTGGCACGGCACCTGGGCCGCATCGGCCACATCCAGGTGGCGGACAACCCGGGCCGCAACGAACCGGGTACGGGCGAGATCAACTACGCCTGGCTGTTCCGCCACATCGACAAGATCGGCTACGACGGCTGGATCGGCTGCGAGTACAAGCCTGCCGGCGATACCCGCGAGGGCCTGGCCTGGCTGGAAAACGTTAAGTAA